The Verrucomicrobiota bacterium region TCTTGCGATTGATAAAAAAGAGGTAACCGTCCTGGTCTTTCTCTACCCGGGCCAGGTATTCCTTCCAGTCGATTTCCTCCCCAGTGTACTCGATGACCATTTCATCTTTACCGATATCTGTCCCGGTAAAGAGCCCCTTCCCCGCGCAGGGCAAGGTTGATTTTTTTACTTTAAGCTTTCGATTCATAAACGCAATTTGCACAGGTGTATAAACACAGTTCCTCCGGCATTATCAATGCAATTTGCGTGCCCACCGCCTCATTGCCACAGGGTGCGGTCGAGGGTGCGGTACTGGATAGCCTCGCTGATGTGGGCGCATTGAATATCCGAGCTGCCTTCGAGGTCGGCGATGGTGCGTGAGACTTTCAGGATGCGGTCATGGGCGCGGGCACTGAAATTAAGTTCATTCATCGCCATCTTGAGGAGCTCCTCGACATCCTCGTGTAATTTGCAGTATTCCCGGAGTTGTTTAGACGACATCTGGGCGTTACAAAATGTCTTGGTCCCGGAAAAACGTAGTTTTTGTCTATCACGGGCGGCTATCACTCTCTCGCGGATTTTGGAGGAAGGTTCCCCCGGGGCTTTGCTGGAAATGTCTGAGTATTTCACGGCAGGCACCTCGCAGTGGATATCAAAACGGTCGAGTAATGGCCGGGAGATTTTATCAAGGTAACGCTTTTGCGCGGCTAGATTCTCAGACTTTACCCCGGACGGGCTGGGATTCATCGCGGCAATCAGCATAAAATGGCAAGGGAAAGTCACGCTCCCTGTGGCGCGGGAAATCGTGATCCGCCCGTCTTCGAGGGGTTGACGCAGGATCTCAAGGGTCTGCCGTTTGAATTCCGGTAACTCATCGAGGAAAAGCACGCCGTTATGTGAAAGGCTCACCTCGCCTGGGCGCAAATTGCTCGACCCCCCGACTAATCCGATATCCGAGATCGTATGATGGCTAGAGCGGAAGGGGCGCGTGGTGACGATGGCCTGGCCAGGCTTCAGGAGTCCGGCGACACTGTGGATCTTTGTGGTCTCGAGTGCCTCATCGAGAGTCATCGGGGGCATGATCGAAGGAATCCTTTTGGCCAACATCGATTTCCCCGTGCCCGGTGGCCCGATCATCAGGAGGTTATGCCCCCCGGCGACAGCGATTTCTAATGCGCGTTTAACACTTTCCTGACCTTTGACATCACTAAAATCCGCTTCATAATCCCCATCCGAGGCAAATAACAACTCCAAATCCTCTACTACGGGGGCAAGATGTTTTTCCCCAGAGAGGAAAGCTGCCGCCTCACGCAAATTGCCCACGGGATAAACATTGATTCCTTTGACCACTGCGGCCTCCCGGGCATTAGCCTCGGGCACGATGACACCCGCTATCCCTAGTTCTCGTGCTTTCAGGACAATCGATAGGACTCCTTGGACCGGACGGATCCCCCCGTCAAGGGCGAGCTCACCCACTACAAAAAACTGGTCCAGATGCCCGATTTTGAGTTGTTCCGTCGCCACCAGCATGCCCAGTGCGATGGGAAGGTCAAAGCTCGGGCCTTCCTTACGGACATCAGCCGGGGCGAGGTTAATGGTCGTGCGCCCGGGGTGGGTCCGGAATCCGCTATTGATCATAGCCGTCGTGACGCG contains the following coding sequences:
- a CDS encoding YifB family Mg chelatase-like AAA ATPase; this translates as MLSKVFSASVTGVEAEQVEVEVNAGFGESGIIVVVGLPDAAVKESKDRVTTAMINSGFRTHPGRTTINLAPADVRKEGPSFDLPIALGMLVATEQLKIGHLDQFFVVGELALDGGIRPVQGVLSIVLKARELGIAGVIVPEANAREAAVVKGINVYPVGNLREAAAFLSGEKHLAPVVEDLELLFASDGDYEADFSDVKGQESVKRALEIAVAGGHNLLMIGPPGTGKSMLAKRIPSIMPPMTLDEALETTKIHSVAGLLKPGQAIVTTRPFRSSHHTISDIGLVGGSSNLRPGEVSLSHNGVLFLDELPEFKRQTLEILRQPLEDGRITISRATGSVTFPCHFMLIAAMNPSPSGVKSENLAAQKRYLDKISRPLLDRFDIHCEVPAVKYSDISSKAPGEPSSKIRERVIAARDRQKLRFSGTKTFCNAQMSSKQLREYCKLHEDVEELLKMAMNELNFSARAHDRILKVSRTIADLEGSSDIQCAHISEAIQYRTLDRTLWQ